The genomic segment TTGTGTGTGTCCGTGCTTCATAGGTGGTAGGTTTTCTGGACATCTAACTCTTCTGCTTCACTGTTCAGATTATGTGCTGGAAGGGAGTGAAGCAGGTCGGCTACTTCGCCCCATAATAGTCTGTGCAATTGTTATCTAAACTCATTTATACTGGAAGAATCTCTAATATTAcaatcttatttatttaatatatttggtTTGCTAAGGTGGGTTTTACTATGGAAAAATCAAGTTCCCTCCGGAGTATCCCTACAAGGTCTTTCTATGGCAGCCCGACTTTCCGAAAATTGTTTCAAGAGTACGTGGATAAGTACAAGCAGCAGCAGCAACGGCAACTTAATTCAGAACGTTTATCACCAGAATCACTTCAAAGAGAAAACTCGAAACCTGATGCAGACAATTCAGGGGAAGACGTTAAAAAGGTGGACATTTCAACACCTTGTCAAGAACCCCTCATATCCTAAACACTGCACAACTCTCCCCTTAGGAACACCTAGCAGATTGCCCCCCTGACGGGGAAGAGCACTTGTTTAATTCAAGGAGCTCTATACACGTCGTAGTGCCATCTTACCTAAACTTGTTAATATGATCTACCAGTTCACTTTAACTCAATTATAGAGCGACATGTATTGTCTTGGAATTAGAGCAGTCCCGGCCTTGGGGTGGTTTGATGGTGTGGTCGCTCAGGAGTCAGGACCCAAGATTGAAAGATgtccaaaatattatttttcaatttttaaggtgtcccaaaatttatttttaacttttaagcgtttaaattttctttaccaagttttaaaaaattttaaaaagaaagttTTCTCTAACTTTTAAGGAATCTACaaacctatttttttttttgtttaaggcTTCAAAAATATCGAGAACGAGTCTGGATTAGAGGAGTCCACGTATATTAAAAAAGGCCCCAACGAGAGGCCAAAAAAACCAACTACTAAGAACTTTCCTATTAATAATCTAGTCAACCCCGACTCTACTAGATTTAAAAAtgtaagtttaattgttaaagttgctaaaattcttctattaaatttaagttcattatgacacttttttttgttacatggttATAAAggagcatttttttatttttaaaatttttcaccaataaatttaataaatgagttttaacagtgttaataattggatttgatttttaaaatttgataaatttaaggactaaattcttgaaaaatgaaagtaaaggaactaaattcaaaatatactaaaagtacaaggacttgtAGTAAATTTTAACCTTGCTTTAAACATTCCAGCATTCGACTTTTTAAATCAAAACTAATACATAACAGATTTTCGAATTTCCCGGCTATCACCACCAACGACTCAGCGGTTCACTCAGTGACTCACTCCCTTGCAACCATGGCTCGGGATTCTCCCAACGAAGACGACGATCACGAAAACTTAATCCACCAAAACAAGGACAAAAGCGCCAGTTTCCGCATCGAAGAGCTCCAATCCCCAATCCGACGTCGTTTAAGCAAAGGGCACTACTTATTCGCCGCCATCGTCACCGTCATTTCCCTTGTCGCCACTATTTACCTCTTCTGCTCTTCCAAGATCTGTGGTACGACGTCGGATAGAATCAAGGAATCTCAACTCCGAGCCCTTTACTTATTAAATAAACAACGAAGTTCCCTCTTCGATCTATGGAATCACACTTTTGGTACCTCTAATAACATCACAGCCGTCCGATTTGATCAAATCAAAGCTTCGTTACTCGATCAGATCACGTTAAACAGGCACATCAAGGATACCTTGTTATCGACAGAAAATGGCACCGTTTCAGTACCTATCGTGAACGGTTCCGAAATTTGCCGGAAAATCGACCCGAAATCCTCTAAGAGAAGAACGATTGAATGGAAACCCGACCCGAATAAATTCTTGTTCGCGATTTGTTTGTCGGGTCAAATGAGTAACCATTTGATTTGCTTGGAGAAACACATGTTCTTCGCGGCGGTTTTGAATCGGGTTTTGGTTATACCCGGTTCAAAATTCGATTACCAGTACAATCTGGTCTTGGATATCGAGCATATCAATGAATGTATCGGGAGAAAAACAGTGATCTCATTCGAAAATTTCATGGAATTGAAGAAGAACCACGCTAGAATCGATAAATTCATTTGCTATTTCTCGATTCCTTTGCCGTGTTATACGGACGAAGATCATTTGAAGCAGTTGAAATCATTGGGGATTTCGATGGGAAAAGTGGAAACCGCTTGGAAAAGCGAGGATATTGAGAACCCTAGTCCGAAAACGGTGAAGGACGTGGAAGAAAAGTTTGGGACAAAGGAGGATGTGATTGCGATCGGCGATGTTTTCTTCGCGAATGTGGAGAAGGATTGGGTGCTGCAACCACGGGGTCCCATCGCGCATAAGTGTAAGATATTGATTGAGCCCAGCAAGCTTATTTTGTTGACTGCTCAACGGTTTATTCAAACGTTTTTGGGGAGTGGTTTCGTTGCACTCCATTTCCGCCGACATGGATTCTTGAAGTTCTGGTAAGTTTTCTCTTTGTTTCGTATTAAGCATagaatagaaaattttcttttgtcCGTGTTGACTCGCTATGTGAGAAATCTTCGAAACGATCGATATTTTGCCTAAAGTGTTTGTGATCAGTTTTATCTCTAAAGTATACAAAGAGCCTCGAGAAATGAGAATGCCTCACCCATAAAAAGAaatgtgaatttttatttttggtggtATTTTAACATGTTCCCTTCTATGGCATTTGGTGGGTGAGTAGCTCTCGATGCGTGATTCCCACGAGGTTGTTCCCAGAGTAAAGAGacaaaatccaaaaataatattgaGTAAAGATAATTTGGGCACAATGTCTACCAGTATTGAAGTATCTGTCAGCTCTCAGTAAAcggcattttaaaattttcttttaaagcaAGTTCCACCTCTCCTCAAACGGTTTGATATCCTTTAAAATCAATAGTCATATTGAATTCCGATTAAATTTAGGTCGAGTTGAGTTATACCCCTAAATTAAGGATAAGCTATTCAAACTCTGTTGAGCTTTTTACCACTAAACTCAATAAGTGCGGGTTAAAAGAACAGAAATTAAAACCTTATAATGGTAACATTAGGCTTGTTTCCTTTGGTTTGAATGTTGTTTGCTGCTGGTAGTACTAGAATATTAATTTCATCAGTATTAATTGAAAGTTTAAAACATAATCTTTTAATGACCTTCTCCcataaggaaaaagaaaatagaaggattAGAACATTATGTTTTAAACTTGCAATTGTTTCCCAAATTTGGCATGATAGTTGAACTCGGGTATATACAGTACGAGTAAGGTAAATTTTATCAAACTTTTTCATATATGTCGAGAATCTTTGAAAGATGGTATCAATATACGtagaatacaaatattttatggaACATAAATTGCTTATATTTTAGATTCCCATTGGCATTTCAACAAAGTTAGCCATTGGCATTTTAGATAAAATGTTCTTTTACTGGGATTCATATATGCCTCATTATTCCATCTTTTTAAACcaaagtttttccatgtattAGAGATAGAGAGTGTTTAAAGGATTGTATCTTTATATCCAAATACGTGTTGTATACAAATATTTCAAGAAAAGTGAAGGGTCGGAATAGCAGACTAACATTTCTTTGCTTATATTACTCAGCAATGCCAAAAAGCCAAGCTGTTTCTACCCTATACCTCAAGCTGCGGATTGCATAAGGCAAATGGTTGAAAAGGCCAACACTTCGGTCATTTATCTTTCAACAGATGCAGCTGAGAGCGAAACCAGTTTGCTGCAATCCATGCTTGTGATGAACGGGAAGACTATACCACTTGTTAAACGTCCTCCTCGTGATTCAGCTGAAAAATGGGATTCCTTGTTATACAGGCATGGCCTTGATGGTGATGATCAGGTTAGTATTCATGGATCGAATCAAGTTTTGGTTGAGTTTATGGTATCAAAACCATACATTTTTGTTTAAACCCCTTTTTTAAAACAACTTAGCTCATCCAAATGCTTTTTCTTTGTCCTCTTTCTGGTTTTATGTGCTGATAATTAATTTCTCCTTGTTTTATTTACCCATGATGATCAAATTGGATTCGGATGTAGCTTATGTATGATATCAAAGTCATGCAATTTTGTCTAACCTCATATATAGgctttaatatttttgtttaagtTCTCCAAAATAtcggatatatgtttaaatttggacggataactcaatttttaaacatAGTTGATAATCAATTAGTAATGTGAgattttaataagttaaaatgTATCATAGGTGCTTGtagtttttataaattaatttagattagtcattgtacttttgtatttttattttgaggaatttaatttctctagtttttaaattttaaaatttatatccaATTGCTAACAATGTtacatatttttttgttaaattggttggtatgacattttaaaattaaatgatgttgtaatgaactcaaaattaacaaaataatttcaacaGTGTTAACAGtaggacttgaattttgaaatctaaaaaagagAGAGACTAAAGTgctagaaataaaagtatagggagtAAATTCCAAATTTGTTAAGAGTATAAGGAcatatggcatattttaaccattttaatattaCTTTAGTTGAGTAAGAAAAAGATATTCATGGGTCGAACCTTATTCAAGTTGAATTTATGTATGGAATTAAAATGTACATTTTTGTCtaaactcttttttttaaagacctaatttttatgttaaaactcaattttagggtct from the Gossypium hirsutum isolate 1008001.06 chromosome D09, Gossypium_hirsutum_v2.1, whole genome shotgun sequence genome contains:
- the LOC107892934 gene encoding O-fucosyltransferase 36, giving the protein MARDSPNEDDDHENLIHQNKDKSASFRIEELQSPIRRRLSKGHYLFAAIVTVISLVATIYLFCSSKICGTTSDRIKESQLRALYLLNKQRSSLFDLWNHTFGTSNNITAVRFDQIKASLLDQITLNRHIKDTLLSTENGTVSVPIVNGSEICRKIDPKSSKRRTIEWKPDPNKFLFAICLSGQMSNHLICLEKHMFFAAVLNRVLVIPGSKFDYQYNLVLDIEHINECIGRKTVISFENFMELKKNHARIDKFICYFSIPLPCYTDEDHLKQLKSLGISMGKVETAWKSEDIENPSPKTVKDVEEKFGTKEDVIAIGDVFFANVEKDWVLQPRGPIAHKCKILIEPSKLILLTAQRFIQTFLGSGFVALHFRRHGFLKFCNAKKPSCFYPIPQAADCIRQMVEKANTSVIYLSTDAAESETSLLQSMLVMNGKTIPLVKRPPRDSAEKWDSLLYRHGLDGDDQVEAMLDKTICAMASVFIGAPGSTFTEDILRLRKGWETASSCDEYLCHGEEPNFIAGDK
- the LOC107892602 gene encoding ubiquitin-conjugating enzyme E2 34-like; this encodes MHVKCHLANSSNSVNITHVWRLIIEKELQTPDVGGGRSRFVYNTAAFCRIMSYPCCVCPCFIGGRFSGHLTLLLHCSDYVLEGSEAGRLLRPIIVGFTMEKSSSLRSIPTRSFYGSPTFRKLFQEYVDKYKQQQQRQLNSERLSPESLQRENSKPDADNSGEDVKKVDISTPCQEPLIS